A genomic region of Magnolia sinica isolate HGM2019 chromosome 6, MsV1, whole genome shotgun sequence contains the following coding sequences:
- the LOC131249193 gene encoding nascent polypeptide-associated complex subunit alpha-like protein 1 yields the protein MTAQTQEELLAAHLEQTKIDPDEPVVEDEDDDDDDDDDDDKDDEEGQQDGDANGRSKQSRSEKKSRKAMLKLGMKPIPGVSRVTVKKSKNILFVISKPDVFKSPTSDTYVIFGEAKIEDLSSQLQTQAAEQFKAPDLTHVISNKPESSAMAQDDEDVDETGVEPKDIELVTTQAGVSRSKAVKALRAADGDIVSAIMELTN from the exons ATGACTGCTCAGACGCAAGAAGAGCTCCTCGCCGCTCATCTCGAGCAGACAAAGATTGAC CCTGATGAGCCTGTtgttgaagatgaagatgacgaTGACGACGATGACGACGATGATGACAAAGATGATGAAGAAG GGCAACAAGATGGTGATGCAAATGGTAGGTCAAAACAAAGTAGAAGCGAGAAAAAGAGTCGCAAAGCTATGCTAAAACTTGGAATGAAACCCATCCCTGGTGTCAGCCGTGTTACTGTAAAAAAGAGCAAGAAT ATATTGTTCGTGATATCGAAACCAGATGTTTTCAAGAGCCCAACTTCAGACACCTATGTCATTTTTGGGGAGGCGAAGATTGAGGACTTGAGCTCACAACTGCAGACACAGGCTGCCGAGCAGTTCAAGGCTCCTGATCTGACCCATGTGATCTCCAACAAGCCCGAATCGTCAGCCATGGCTCAGGATGATGAGGATGTTGATGAGACTGGTGTGGAGCCAAAGGACATCGAATTAGTGACGACACAGGCTGGAGTTTCCAGGTCCAAGGCTGTCAAGGCGCTTAGGGCGGCGGATGGCGACATCGTTTCTGCCATCATGGAGCTTACAAACTAG
- the LOC131249194 gene encoding transcription elongation factor SPT6 homolog, with protein MTQTREELLEDDLEQTEMDPDEPVVEDEADDDDDDDNDDKDDEEEEGQDEYEKDGFIVDDVDEEEEEQEEEDDRGSDEEEKHKKKKRRKRESEKNYLLDEDDYVLLQDNNITGFHRPKPGSKKFKRLKKAGRDTEREEGSGFSDGEEIDRSGHSARTDEEKLKHSLFGDDEGAALEDIAEEEEQPEEEDGDIGEDDEMADFIVDEEEVDDNGAPLRRKKPSKKKSRQAPGVSSSALQEAHDIFGDVDELLLLRKRGLQKGGSYDDSGEWREKRLEDEFEPSILAEKYMTEKDDRIREIDVPERIQLSEEVTGPVPTDDTSIEEESTWIYNQLTVSDSSPFFGNMLLVDEINKEDIGNVLGMLHVQKFDIPFIATYRKELCLSLLKDPEQDLADGEDRAERTPKLKWHKKLWAVQNLDKKWLLLQKRKNALQLYYNKRFQEEARRIDDETRLALNQQLFNSILESLKVAESEREVDDVDAKFNLHFPPGEVEVEEGQFKRPKRKSLYSICSKAGLWEVANKFGFSSEQFGLLLNLEKMRVDELEDAKETPDEIAANFTCAMFETPQDVLKGARHMAAVEISCEPSVRKHVRSIFMEKAVVSTSPTPDGKTAIDYFHQFATVKWLDEKPFYRFKDAQWLLIQKAEEEKLLQVTIKLPENVQTKLISDSNDYYISDGVSKSAQLWNEQRKLILKDAFFSFLLPSMEKEARSLLTARAKNWLLMEYGKQLWNRVSVAPYQRKDTDAGSEDDAAPRVMACCWGPGKPATTFVMLDSSGEMLDVLYTGSLSLRSPSANEQQRKKNDQQRLLKFMTDHQPHVVILGAVNLNCKRLKDDIYEVIFKIVEEHPREVGQEIDAVSVAYGDESLPRLYENSQISSDQLTAKPGIVKRAVALGRYLQNPLAMIATLCGPGREILSWKLNTLEHFLTPDEKYGVVEHVMIDATNQVGVDINLAASHEWLFSPLQFVSGLGPRKASALQKALVRAGVVFSRKEIPMNGVLKKKVFINAVGFLRVRRTGLANASSHFMDLLDDTRIHPESYDLAKNMAKVVYDEDVQEDPNEMDDDAQEMAIDHVMRNPRLLKVLDIGEYANSVEERLGTRKRETLMDIKMELLHGFQDWRTPYTEPSQDEEFYMLSGETEETLEEGRTVQVMVRRVTPQRATCGLDSGLTGVILRDELSEDGNVDPMDSISEGSILTCKIKGVQKNRLQVILTCRGDDLIIKRLRKIQELESFYREPRGNSQSDQDTARKEKELAKKHFKPRMIAHRNFKNWTTDEAVQFLSDKDAGESIIRPSSRGPSYLTLTLKIYDGVYAHKDIVEGGKDHKDITSLLRLGKTLKIDDETFEDLDEVVDRYVDPLVTNLKAMLQYRKFKKGTKVEVDDLLRMEKSEYPMRIVYCFGISHEHPGTIILSYIRSTNPHHEYIGLYPKGLKFRKRMFESIDRLVAYFQKHIDDLQHESMPSIRSVAAMVPMKSPTTGGSSGGGSVGSGWGGSTANSSDGGWRGSDRDRSSTPGSRTGRNDYRNSGGRGGHPSGLPRPYGRGRGRGSYHHGRGNHHSGSEGHDSGYGSSSKWGSGAKEDDNELSSFPGAKVQNSPGREAFPGGWGNSGSGDGDNWGNGGNDGGSNWGNGGSSGGGSGWGSGRGGGGGWSGGNSSGGDRWGGGDGGSGTGGNSSWDASKRAGPSRQESGNDEGWNRGRAGSRTS; from the exons AAGAGGGCCAGGATGAGTATGAGAAGGATGGGTTTAtagtggatgatgtggatgaagaagaagaagaacaagaggaagaagatgacagGGGAAGTGATGAAGAGGAGAAacataagaagaaaaagaggaggaagaG AGAATCCGAGAAGAACTATCTCCTGGACGAAGATGACTATGTGTTGCTTCAGGACAACAATATTACCGGGTTTCACCGGCCCAAACCT GGGAGCAAGAAGTTTAAACGTTTGAAAAAAGCTGGGAGGGATACTGAGCGAGAAGAAGGATCTGGATTTTCCGATGGAGAAGAAATTGATAGAAGTGGTCACAGTGCCCGGACTGATGAGGAAAAACTTAAGCACAGCTTATTTGGTGATGATGAAG GGGCAGCACTTGAGGATATTGCCGAAGAGGAGGAACAGCCAGAAGAAGAGGATGGGGATATTGGTGAAGATGATGAGATGGCAGATTTTATTGTGGATGAAGAAGAAGTTGATGACAATGGCGCTCCTCTGAG GAGGAAGAAACCAAGTAAAAAGAAGTCAAGGCAAGCACCTGGCGTGTCCTCGTCTGCATTGCAGGAAGCTCATGACATATTTGGGGATGTTGATGAACTCCTATTGCTTCGCAAGCGAGGTCTTCAGAAAGGTGGCAGTTATGATGATTCTGGAGAGTGGAGGGAAAAGAGGCTTGAGGATGAATTTGAACCCTCTATTCTTGCGGAGAAGTATATGACTGAAAAGGATGATCGGATACGAGAAATTGATGTGCCTGAGAGGATCCAG TTATCTGAAGAAGTTACTGGCCCTGTTCCGACAGATGACACAAGCATAGAAGAAGAGAGCACCTGGATATATAACCAGCTTACTGTCTCTGATAGTTCCCCATTTTTTGGCAACATGCTTCTTGTGGATGAAATTAACAAGGAAGACATTGGAAATGTATTAGGGATGCTACATGTCCAGAAGTTTGAT ATTCCTTTTATTGCTACTTATCGGAAGGAGCTCTGCCTTAGCCTACTGAAAGACCCTGAGCAAGATTTGGCAGATGGTGAAGATAGAGCTGAGAGAACGCCTAAGCTGAAGTGGCACAAG AAACTTTGGGCTGTCCAGAACCTTGATAAAAAGTGGTTGCTGCTTCAAAAGCGGAAGAATGCTCTTCAGTTGTACTACAATAAGCGCTTTCAGGAAGAAGCTCGAAGGATTGACGATGAGACGAGGCTTGCATTGAATCAGCAGCTTTTCAACTCTATTCTTGAGTCTCTTAAGGTTGCCGAATCCGAAAGAGAGGTTGATGATGTTGATGCAAAATTTAATTTGCATTTCCCTCCAGGTGAAGTGGAAGTGGAAGAAGGGCAGTTTAAGAGGCCAAAACGAAAATCTCTGTATAGTATTTGCAGCAAGGCTGGTCTATGGGAGGTAGCAAACAAGTTTGGGTTTAGTTCAGAACAATTTGGGTTGCTCCTAAACCTGGAAAAGATG CGGGTGGATGAATTGGAAGATGCCAAGGAAACTCCTGATGAAATAGCTGCGAACTTTACTTGCGcgatgtttgagactcctcaagATGTGCTCAAAGGTGCTAGGCACATG GCGGCAGTAGAGATCAGCTGTGAGCCATCTGTCAGGAAACATGTTCGCAGTATATTCATGGAGAAAGCTGTGGTCTCAACTAGTCCTACACCTGATGGGAAAACTGCAATAGATTATTTTCATCAGTTCGCAACTGTCAAGTGGTTGGATGAGAAGCCATTCTATCGATTCAAAGATGCACAGTGGCTTCTTATCCAAAAAGCGGAAGAAGAGAAACTCCTTCAGGTTACCATAAAATTGCCGGAAAATGTTCAAACTAAGTTAATAAGTGATTCAAATGATTATTACATCAGTGATGGAGTTAGTAAGTCTGCTCAGCTTTGGAACGAGCAGCGGAAGTTGATATTGAAGGATGCTTTCTttagttttcttcttccttcaatgGAAAAGGAAGCCCGATCCCTCTTGACTGCAAGAGCCAAGAACTGGCTGCTTATGGAATATGGGAAACAGTTGTGGAATAGAGTATCTGTTGCGCCATATCAGCGGAAGGACACTGATGCTGGCTCTGAGGATGATGCTGCACCAAGGGTCATGGCCTGTTGTTGGGGCCCTGGAAAGCCAGCAACTACTTTTGTGATGTTGGATTCATCTGGAGAAATGCTGGATGTGTTGTATACGGGGTCCCTCAGTCTTCGCTCTCCAAGTGCTAACGAGCAGCAGCGCAAGAAAAATGACCAACAACGTCTATTGAAGTTTATGACAGACCACCAGCCTCATGTTGTCATTTTGGGAGCAGTGAATTTGAATTGTAAACGTCTGAAGGATGACATCTATGAG GTCATTTTTAAAATAGTCGAGGAGCATCCTAGAGAAGTAGGTCAAGAGATCGATGCAGTAAGTGTTGCTTATGGAGATGAATCCCTGCCTCGTCTTTATGAGAATTCACAGATTTCTTCAGATCAGCTAACTGCGAAACCAG GCATTGTGAAGCGTGCTGTGGCTCTTGGTCGTTATCTTCAAAATCCTTTGGCCATGATTGCTACACTATGTGGGCCAGGGAGAGAGATATTGTCATGGAAGCTTAATACTTTAGAGCACTTCCTTACCCCTGATGAGAAGTATGGGGTGGTTGAACATGTAATGATAGATGCCACCAACCAAGTAGGTGTTGACATTAATTTGGCTGCAAGCCATGAATGGCTGTTTTCTCCTTTACAATTTGTTTCGGGGCTTGGACCTCGAAAGGCATCTGCTTTACAGAAAGCGCTGGTAAGAGCTGGGGTCGTTTTCAGTCGAAAAGAGATTCCAATGAATGGAGTTCTTAAGAAGAAGGTGTTCATTAATGCAGTCGGCTTTTTGCGTGTCCGTCGGACTGGGCTGGCAAATGCAAGCAGTCATTTTATGGACTTGTTGGATGATACGAGAATTCATCCAGAGTCATATGACCTTGCAAAGAATATGGCCAAGGTTGTCTATGATGAAGATGTTCAAGAGGATCCAaatgagatggatgatgatgCTCAGGAGATGGCAATCGACCATGTCATGCGTAACCCAAGGCTGCTGAAAGTTCTTGATATCGGCGAATATGCTAACAGTGTTGAGGAGCGGCTAGGGACGAGAAAAAGAGAGACACTAATGGACATAAAGATGGAGTTGTTGCATGGATTTCAAGACTGGCGTACTCCTTACACTGAACCTAGTCAGGACGAGGAGTTCTATATGCTTTCTGGTGAAACTGAGGAAACCCTTGAAGAAGGAAGAACTGTTCAGGTGATGGTTCGCAGGGTTACACCTCAACGTGCAACTTGTGGGCTTGACTCTGGCTTGACGGGTGTGATTTTGAGGGATGAACTTTCGGAAGATGGGAATGTCGATCCAATGGACAGCATAAGTGAAGGCAGCATACTTACCTGCAAGATTAAAGGAGTCCAAAAGAATAGATTGCAGGTGATTCTAACCTGTAGAGGAGATGATCTAATTATTAAACGGTTAAGGAAGATCCAGGAATTGGAATCGTTCTATCGTGAACCAAGGGGCAATTCACAGAGTGACCAAGATACTGCTCGCAAGGAGAAGGAGCTTGCGAAGAAGCATTTCAAGCCAAGGATGATTGCTCATCGCAATTTTAAAAATTGGACCACTGATGAAGCAGTGCAG TTCCTTTCTGACAAGGATGCTGGTGAAAGCATTATTCGTCCAAGTTCCAGAGGGCCATCGTATTTGACTCTAACTCTGAAAATATATGATGGAGTTTATGCTCACAAAGACATAGTTGAGGGTGGAAAAGATCACAAGGACATCACAAGCTTGCTTCGTCTTGGGAAGACATTAAAAATAGACGATGAAACGTTTGAGGATCTTGATGAG GTCGTGGATCGATATGTTGATCCGCTCGTAACCAACCTGAAGGCCATGCTTCAATACCGCAAATTCAAGAAGGGCACGAAAGTGGAAGTCGATGATCTTTTAAGGATGGAGAAGTCAGAGTATCCGATGAGGATAGTTTACTGTTTTGGAATTTCTCATGAGCATCCAGGAACCATTATTCTGTCATATATACGGAGCACAAATCCACATCACGAGTATATTGGTCTGTATCCTAAGGGCTTAAAGTTCCGGAAGCGGATGTTTGAAAGCATTGACCGGCTTGTGGCGTATTTCCAGAAGCATATTGATGATCTGCAGCACGAATCAATGCCATCAATCCGATCAGTGGCTGCGATGGTGCCAATGAAAAGCCCTACGACTGGGGGTTCCTCTGGCGGGGGATCTGTAGGCAGTGGTTGGGGCGGTTCCACAGCCAATAGCAGTGATGGTGGTTGGAGAGGTTCGGACAGGGACCGATCTTCTACACCAGGTTCAAGAACAG GTAGAAATGATTACAGGAATAGCGGTGGTCGCGGCGGACACCCGAGCGGGCTGCCTAGACCATATGGGCGTGGCCGGGGGCGTGGGTCATACCACCATGGAAGAGGAAACCACCACAGTGGCAGCGAGGGACATGATTCTGGTTATGGTTCTTCTTCCAAATGGGGCTCAGGTGCAAAGGAAGACGACAATGAGCTGAGCAGCTTCCCTGGTGCCAAAGTCCAGAATTCACCTGGTAGAGAGGCTTTTCCTGGTGGTTGGGGCAATAGCGGTAGTGGTGACGGCGACAACTGGGGCAATGGTGGAAATGATGGTGGCAGCAATTGGGGCAATGGTGGTAGCAGCGGAGGAGGCAGCGGTTGGGGCAGTGGCAGGGGTGGCGGCGGTGGTTGGAGTGGTGGCAACAGCAGTGGTGGAGACAGATGGGGGGGTGGGGATGGTGGCAGCGGCACTGGTGGTAATTCTAGTTGGGATGCTTCTAAAAGAGCAGGTCCCTCACGGCAGGAGAGTGGCAATGATGAGGGCTGGAACCGGGGCAGGGCAGGCAGCAGAACATCGTGA